One Pseudomonas sp. FP1742 genomic window carries:
- the znuC gene encoding zinc ABC transporter ATP-binding protein ZnuC, which produces MSNALIRLEQVAVTFAGQNVLDNIELSVEPGQIVTLIGPNGAGKTTLVRAVLGLLKPDSGSVWRKPKLRVGYMPQKLHVDPTLPLSVLRFLRLVPGVDRTRALAALKEVGAEQVIDSPVQSVSGGEMQRVLLARALLREPELLVLDEPVQGVDVAGQAELYSLITRLRDRHGCGVLMVSHDLHLVMSTTDQVVCLNRHVCCSGHPEQVSGDPAFVELFGKNAQSLAIYHHHHDHAHDLHGSVVSAAPSAHIHVHGDSCKHG; this is translated from the coding sequence ATGAGCAACGCGCTGATTCGCCTCGAGCAGGTGGCCGTCACCTTTGCCGGGCAAAACGTGCTGGATAACATCGAACTGAGCGTCGAGCCGGGGCAGATCGTTACCCTGATCGGCCCCAATGGCGCCGGCAAGACCACGCTGGTGCGCGCGGTGCTCGGCCTGCTGAAACCGGACAGCGGCAGTGTCTGGCGCAAGCCGAAGTTGCGCGTCGGTTACATGCCGCAAAAACTCCATGTCGATCCGACCCTGCCGCTGTCGGTGTTGCGCTTCTTGCGTCTGGTCCCTGGCGTGGATCGCACTCGGGCCTTGGCGGCACTCAAGGAAGTTGGCGCCGAGCAAGTGATCGACAGCCCGGTGCAAAGCGTTTCCGGTGGCGAAATGCAGCGGGTGCTGCTGGCCCGGGCATTGTTGCGCGAGCCCGAGTTGCTGGTGCTCGATGAGCCGGTGCAAGGCGTTGATGTGGCCGGGCAAGCCGAGCTGTACAGCCTGATCACACGCCTGCGCGATCGTCATGGTTGCGGCGTATTGATGGTCTCTCACGATTTGCATCTGGTGATGAGCACCACCGACCAGGTGGTGTGCCTGAATCGCCACGTCTGCTGTTCCGGGCATCCCGAGCAGGTCAGCGGCGACCCGGCGTTCGTCGAGCTGTTCGGTAAAAACGCACAAAGCCTGGCGATTTATCACCACCACCACGATCATGCTCACGACCTGCATGGCTCGGTGGTCAGCGCGGCCCCGTCGGCCCATATCCACGTTCATGGAGATAGCTGCAAGCATGGCTGA
- the znuB gene encoding zinc ABC transporter permease subunit ZnuB, with product MADFLLFALLAGLALALVAGPLGSFVVWRRMAYFGDTLSHAALLGVALGFLLDVSPTVAVTVGCLLLAVLLVTLQQRQPLASDTLLGILAPSTLSLGLVVLSFMHEVRIDLMAYLFGDLLAISPTDLAWILGGSAGVLALLVTLWRPLLAITVHEELAKVEGLPVAALRLALMLLIAVVIAVAMKIVGVLLITSLLIIPAAAAQRHARSPEQMALGASLLGMLAVCGGLALSWFKDTPAGPSIVVTAAALFLLSFVLPRRGV from the coding sequence ATGGCTGATTTTCTGCTCTTCGCCCTGCTTGCAGGCCTGGCCCTGGCGCTGGTCGCGGGCCCGTTGGGTTCGTTCGTGGTCTGGCGGCGCATGGCTTATTTCGGCGACACCTTGTCCCATGCTGCGCTGCTGGGTGTGGCGCTGGGTTTTCTGCTGGATGTCAGCCCGACCGTGGCCGTCACCGTAGGCTGCCTGTTGCTGGCGGTATTACTGGTGACGTTGCAACAACGACAGCCATTGGCGTCTGACACGCTGTTGGGAATTCTCGCACCCAGCACGCTCTCTCTGGGCCTGGTGGTACTAAGCTTCATGCATGAAGTGCGGATCGACCTGATGGCCTATCTGTTCGGCGACCTGCTGGCGATCAGCCCGACTGATCTGGCGTGGATCCTCGGCGGTAGCGCAGGGGTGCTGGCATTGCTTGTCACACTGTGGCGACCCTTGCTGGCGATCACGGTGCATGAAGAACTGGCCAAAGTGGAAGGTTTGCCCGTGGCAGCCTTGCGTCTGGCCCTGATGCTGCTGATCGCTGTGGTGATCGCGGTGGCGATGAAAATCGTCGGTGTGTTGCTGATTACTTCGTTACTGATTATTCCGGCGGCTGCGGCACAGCGTCACGCCCGTTCGCCGGAGCAGATGGCACTGGGTGCGAGCCTGCTGGGCATGCTTGCGGTGTGTGGCGGGTTGGCGTTGTCCTGGTTCAAGGACACCCCGGCCGGCCCGTCGATTGTGGTGACGGCCGCTGCGTTGTTTCTGCTGAGTTTTGTCCTGCCCCGTCGAGGGGTGTAG
- a CDS encoding PA5502 family lipoprotein produces the protein MKLFASRYLLLVAFSLLLGACQSTPPAATEAPDARAAAIAQLEQSLASSELATAEDQLAALQAESPNDQSLEQYQRQLAEAYLLRSQIVLQKGDVNAAATALSRARVLMPKAPALTGGVNNAIVHARKAELDKAEAALKAAEAKPAAKVIDPTAESTTVALNLTDMSKLRRQLDAIAADVVNYQCDVSIQVPRTQDYPWLATLLTKRVKKLDSGFDLKLQKQILRNIPAQMVLSPRKP, from the coding sequence ATGAAGCTGTTCGCCTCCCGTTATCTGCTCCTTGTCGCATTTTCGCTGCTGCTGGGTGCTTGCCAAAGCACGCCACCGGCGGCCACCGAGGCCCCCGATGCGCGGGCCGCGGCTATTGCACAACTGGAACAAAGTCTGGCCAGCAGTGAGCTGGCCACTGCCGAGGACCAATTGGCGGCCTTGCAGGCCGAGTCGCCCAACGATCAATCCCTTGAGCAATACCAGCGGCAATTGGCCGAAGCCTATTTGCTGCGTAGCCAGATCGTGCTGCAAAAAGGTGATGTGAATGCCGCGGCCACCGCGCTCAGCCGTGCCAGGGTGTTGATGCCCAAGGCCCCGGCGCTGACCGGTGGCGTCAACAATGCAATCGTTCATGCACGCAAGGCTGAACTGGATAAAGCCGAGGCGGCCCTCAAGGCTGCCGAAGCCAAACCTGCGGCCAAAGTCATCGACCCGACGGCTGAAAGCACGACGGTGGCGTTGAACCTCACCGATATGAGCAAGCTTCGTCGTCAACTCGATGCCATCGCCGCCGATGTGGTGAATTATCAGTGCGACGTGAGCATTCAGGTTCCCCGCACCCAGGATTACCCTTGGCTGGCCACGTTGCTGACCAAACGGGTGAAGAAGCTGGATTCGGGGTTTGATCTGAAGCTGCAGAAACAGATTCTGCGCAATATTCCGGCGCAGATGGTTTTGAGCCCTCGCAAGCCCTAA
- the katE gene encoding catalase HPII, with amino-acid sequence MSTKKPAATSALAGTDTLDRSNTNPKLDSLEQFRSDATEQALRTNQGVKVADNQNTLKAGARGPSLLEDFIMREKITHFDHERIPERIVHARGTGAHGYFQAYEPHSVLTKAAFLQDPHQKTPVFVRFSTVQGPRGSGDTVRDVRGFAVKFFTDEGNFDLVGNNMPVFFIQDAIKFPDFVHAVKPEPHNEIPTGGSAHDTFWDFVSLVPESAHMVIWTMSDRAIPKSLRSMQGFGVHTFRMINAEGKSRFVKFHWRPVAGTCSLVWDEAQKLAGKDTDFHRRDLWESIETGDYPEWELGVQVIEEESEHAFDFDILDPTKLIPEELVPITPLGKMMLNRNPDNFFAETEQVAFCPGHIVPGIDFSNDPLLQGRLFSYTDTQISRLGGPNFHEIPINRPLAPFHNGQRDAQHRTTIDKGRASYEPNSIDSGWPKETLPAAQDGGFESYPERIDAAKIRQRSESFSDHFSQARLFFHSMSKHEQEHIIAAYSFELGKVERESIRVRQVNEILANIDLELAKRVAQNLGLPVPKAGTVKVRNTSLDHSPALSQANLLPEDIKTRKVAILAANGVDGAAIDAMKKALKAEGAHAKLLGPTSAPVTTANGKALPVDASMEGLPSVAFDAVFVPGGAASVKALSTDGVALHYLLEAYKHLKAIALHGEAKQLLDVLKLEADTGLIVGTDAKLFEAFFAAIGQHRVWDREPKAKAIPA; translated from the coding sequence ATGAGTACTAAAAAGCCTGCCGCCACCAGCGCACTGGCCGGGACCGATACCCTGGACCGCAGCAACACCAATCCCAAGCTCGACAGCCTGGAGCAATTCCGCTCCGATGCCACCGAGCAGGCCCTGCGCACCAACCAGGGCGTGAAAGTCGCGGACAATCAGAACACGTTGAAGGCCGGCGCCCGTGGGCCGTCATTGCTGGAAGACTTCATCATGCGTGAAAAGATCACGCATTTTGACCATGAACGTATTCCTGAGCGCATCGTTCATGCCCGCGGCACTGGCGCCCACGGTTACTTCCAGGCCTACGAGCCCCATTCCGTGCTGACCAAGGCCGCATTCCTACAAGATCCACATCAAAAAACTCCGGTTTTTGTGCGCTTTTCCACGGTGCAAGGCCCGCGCGGGTCGGGCGATACCGTGCGCGACGTACGCGGTTTCGCGGTGAAGTTTTTCACCGACGAAGGCAACTTCGACCTCGTGGGCAACAACATGCCGGTGTTCTTCATTCAGGATGCGATCAAGTTTCCTGACTTCGTGCACGCGGTAAAACCCGAGCCCCACAACGAGATTCCTACCGGCGGTTCGGCCCACGACACCTTTTGGGACTTTGTTTCTTTGGTGCCGGAGTCCGCGCACATGGTGATCTGGACCATGTCCGACCGGGCAATCCCCAAAAGCCTGCGCAGCATGCAAGGCTTCGGCGTGCATACCTTCCGCATGATCAATGCCGAGGGCAAATCGCGTTTCGTCAAATTCCACTGGCGCCCCGTTGCTGGTACCTGCTCATTAGTGTGGGATGAAGCGCAGAAGCTCGCCGGGAAAGACACCGACTTCCATCGCCGTGATCTCTGGGAGTCCATCGAGACCGGGGACTATCCAGAGTGGGAATTGGGCGTACAGGTCATCGAGGAGGAAAGCGAACACGCCTTCGATTTCGACATCCTTGATCCGACCAAGCTCATCCCCGAGGAACTCGTACCGATCACTCCCTTGGGCAAGATGATGCTCAACCGCAACCCGGACAACTTCTTCGCCGAGACCGAGCAGGTTGCCTTCTGCCCAGGGCATATCGTGCCCGGAATCGATTTTTCGAATGATCCGCTGCTACAAGGCCGGCTGTTTTCCTACACCGATACGCAGATCAGCCGACTTGGCGGACCGAACTTTCACGAGATCCCGATCAACCGCCCACTGGCACCGTTCCATAACGGTCAACGGGATGCACAGCACCGCACCACCATCGACAAGGGCCGTGCTTCCTACGAGCCGAACTCCATCGACAGTGGCTGGCCGAAGGAGACCCTGCCCGCAGCGCAGGATGGCGGCTTCGAGAGTTACCCGGAGCGCATCGACGCCGCCAAGATCCGCCAGCGCAGCGAGTCGTTCAGCGACCACTTCTCCCAGGCTCGGCTGTTTTTCCACAGCATGAGCAAGCACGAGCAGGAGCACATCATTGCCGCCTACAGCTTTGAGTTGGGCAAGGTCGAACGCGAGTCTATTCGGGTGCGTCAGGTCAATGAGATCCTGGCCAATATCGATCTGGAACTGGCCAAACGCGTGGCGCAGAACCTGGGCTTGCCGGTTCCGAAGGCTGGAACGGTCAAGGTGCGTAACACTTCACTGGATCACTCCCCTGCCCTGAGCCAGGCCAACTTGTTGCCCGAAGACATCAAAACCCGAAAAGTCGCGATCCTGGCGGCCAACGGTGTCGATGGCGCGGCGATTGATGCCATGAAGAAAGCGCTGAAGGCCGAAGGTGCTCACGCCAAACTGCTCGGTCCGACCTCGGCCCCCGTGACGACCGCCAATGGCAAAGCACTGCCAGTGGATGCGTCGATGGAAGGTTTACCGTCCGTGGCCTTCGACGCGGTGTTCGTGCCGGGTGGCGCGGCGTCGGTCAAGGCACTCAGCACCGATGGTGTGGCGCTGCATTACCTGTTGGAGGCATACAAGCACCTGAAGGCGATCGCCTTGCATGGCGAAGCGAAGCAGTTGCTGGATGTATTGAAACTGGAGGCGGACACGGGGTTGATCGTGGGTACGGATGCCAAGCTGTTCGAGGCGTTTTTTGCCGCGATCGGTCAGCATCGGGTATGGGACAGGGAGCCTAAGGCCAAGGCGATTCCGGCTTAA
- a CDS encoding methionine ABC transporter ATP-binding protein — protein MIEFQNVHKTYRVAGKDIPALHPTSLTIENGQVFGLIGHSGAGKSTLLRLINRLENSSGGKIIVDGEEVTALDANGLRRFRQQVGMIFQHFNLLASKTVADNVALPLTLADELSRSEIDQRVAQLLARVGLADHAKKYPAQLSGGQKQRVGIARALATKPKILLCDEATSALDPQTTASVLQLLAEINRELKLTIVLITHEMDVIRRVCDQVAVMDAGVIVEQGSVAEVFLHPKHPTTKRFVQEDEQIDENEQRDDFAHVPGRIVRLTFQGEATYAPLLGTVARETGVDYSILAGRIDRIKEVPYGQLTLAVTGGDMEAAFAHFTAADVHMEVLR, from the coding sequence GTGATCGAGTTTCAAAACGTCCACAAAACTTACCGCGTCGCCGGTAAGGATATTCCCGCCCTGCATCCGACCAGTCTGACGATTGAGAACGGTCAGGTCTTTGGCCTGATCGGCCATTCCGGTGCGGGAAAAAGTACCCTGCTGCGCCTGATCAATCGCCTGGAGAACTCCAGTGGCGGCAAGATCATCGTCGATGGCGAAGAAGTCACGGCGCTGGATGCCAATGGCCTGCGGCGTTTCCGTCAGCAGGTCGGAATGATTTTCCAGCACTTCAACTTGCTGGCGTCCAAGACCGTGGCCGACAACGTCGCGCTGCCGCTGACCCTCGCCGATGAGCTGTCGCGCAGCGAAATCGACCAGCGTGTGGCGCAATTGCTGGCACGGGTTGGCCTGGCCGACCATGCGAAAAAATACCCGGCGCAACTGTCCGGTGGTCAGAAGCAGCGTGTCGGCATCGCCCGCGCCCTGGCAACCAAGCCGAAAATTCTGCTGTGCGACGAAGCCACCAGTGCCCTGGACCCACAGACCACGGCGTCGGTTTTGCAATTGCTGGCCGAGATCAACCGCGAGCTGAAGCTGACCATTGTCCTGATCACCCACGAGATGGATGTGATTCGTCGAGTCTGCGATCAGGTGGCGGTGATGGATGCCGGTGTGATCGTCGAGCAAGGTTCGGTGGCCGAGGTGTTCCTGCACCCCAAGCACCCGACCACCAAGCGCTTCGTGCAGGAAGACGAGCAGATCGACGAGAACGAACAGCGCGACGACTTCGCTCATGTACCGGGCCGCATCGTGCGTCTGACCTTCCAGGGCGAAGCGACCTACGCACCATTGCTGGGTACCGTCGCCCGGGAAACGGGGGTGGACTACAGCATCCTGGCCGGTCGTATCGATCGCATCAAAGAGGTTCCCTACGGCCAATTGACCCTGGCCGTTACCGGTGGCGACATGGAAGCGGCGTTTGCTCACTTCACCGCAGCTGATGTCCATATGGAGGTGCTGCGCTGA
- a CDS encoding methionine ABC transporter permease: MEVLMSFFSNIDWYEIWLATGDTLLMLGGSLLFTVLLGLPLGVLLFLCSPRQLLEAKGVYAMLSLVVNILRSLPFIILLIVMIPFTVLITGTSLGVAGAIPPLVVGATPFFARLVETALREVDRGIIEATQAMGATTRQIITNALLPEARPGIFAAITVTAITLVSYTAMAGVVGAGGLGDLAIRFGYQRFQTDVMVVTVVLLLVLVQVLQTVGDKLVVHFSRK, translated from the coding sequence ATGGAAGTCCTGATGAGTTTCTTTTCCAATATCGACTGGTACGAAATCTGGCTGGCCACGGGCGACACCCTGCTGATGCTCGGCGGTTCGCTGTTGTTCACCGTACTGTTGGGCCTGCCGCTGGGCGTGCTGTTGTTCCTGTGCAGCCCGCGCCAGTTGCTGGAAGCCAAAGGGGTCTACGCAATGCTGTCGCTGGTGGTGAACATTTTGCGTTCGCTGCCGTTCATTATTCTGCTGATCGTGATGATTCCGTTCACCGTGTTGATTACCGGTACCTCCCTGGGTGTCGCGGGTGCGATTCCACCCCTGGTGGTGGGCGCTACGCCGTTCTTCGCGCGACTGGTGGAAACCGCCCTGCGTGAAGTGGATCGCGGCATCATCGAAGCGACCCAGGCCATGGGCGCGACGACACGTCAGATCATCACCAACGCCTTGTTGCCGGAAGCCCGCCCGGGCATCTTCGCGGCGATTACGGTGACAGCGATTACACTGGTGTCCTACACAGCGATGGCCGGTGTGGTCGGCGCTGGCGGCTTGGGCGACCTGGCGATCCGTTTCGGTTACCAGCGTTTCCAGACCGACGTGATGGTGGTCACCGTGGTGTTGTTGCTGGTGCTGGTTCAAGTGCTGCAAACCGTCGGCGACAAGCTGGTGGTTCATTTCTCCCGCAAATAA
- a CDS encoding MetQ/NlpA family ABC transporter substrate-binding protein, giving the protein MKKLLVAFAAVAAFSAHAADTLTVAATPVPHAEILEFVKPALAKEGVDLKVKVFTDYIQPNVQVAEKRLDANFFQHQPYLDEFNKAKGTNLVAVAGVHLEPLGAYSSKYKKLEELPGGANVVIPNDATNGGRALLLLAKAGLIKLKDSNNILSTVKDITENTKDLKFRELEAATIPRVLTQVDLALINTNYALEAKLDPSKDALVIEGSDSPYVNILVARPDDKDSAAMQKLVAALHSPEVKAFILEKYKGAVLPAF; this is encoded by the coding sequence ATGAAAAAACTACTCGTCGCATTCGCTGCCGTTGCAGCCTTTTCCGCCCATGCTGCCGATACGCTGACCGTTGCGGCCACTCCGGTGCCTCATGCGGAAATCCTCGAGTTCGTTAAACCGGCCCTGGCCAAAGAAGGCGTGGACCTGAAGGTCAAAGTCTTCACCGACTACATCCAGCCGAACGTGCAGGTAGCCGAGAAGCGTCTGGACGCCAACTTCTTCCAGCACCAGCCGTACCTGGATGAGTTCAACAAAGCCAAGGGCACCAATCTGGTTGCCGTTGCCGGCGTGCACCTGGAGCCGCTGGGCGCTTACTCCAGCAAGTACAAGAAACTGGAAGAGCTGCCGGGCGGCGCCAACGTGGTGATCCCGAACGACGCCACCAACGGCGGCCGTGCGCTGTTGCTGCTGGCGAAGGCTGGCCTGATCAAGTTGAAGGATTCGAACAACATCCTGTCGACCGTCAAGGACATCACCGAGAACACCAAGGACCTGAAATTCCGTGAACTGGAAGCCGCGACCATCCCGCGTGTGCTGACTCAGGTCGACCTGGCGCTGATCAACACCAACTACGCGCTGGAAGCCAAGCTCGATCCATCCAAGGACGCGCTGGTCATCGAAGGCAGCGACTCGCCATACGTGAATATCCTCGTTGCCCGTCCGGACGACAAGGACAGCGCGGCGATGCAGAAACTGGTTGCTGCCCTGCACAGCCCGGAAGTGAAAGCCTTCATTCTCGAGAAGTACAAAGGCGCGGTATTGCCGGCGTTCTGA
- a CDS encoding SCO family protein has translation MTRTQKTVFILVALIALILGLTINKVLTGKNQGDPTALIDAGIILLPQSRNLPDVKMADQDGKPVAVNELKGKWSLLFFGYTFCPDICPTTLAQLRQIKSELPADAVDKLQVILVSVDPNRDTPKQLKQYLGYFDPQFIGLTASSVADIQKLANAVSIPFIPADTSKPNYTVDHSGNLAVIGPDGTQRGFIRAPLNNQKLVAQLPVMLKRE, from the coding sequence ATGACTCGAACCCAGAAAACCGTCTTCATCCTCGTTGCCCTGATCGCGCTGATTCTGGGCCTGACCATCAATAAAGTACTGACCGGGAAAAACCAGGGTGACCCGACGGCACTGATCGATGCGGGAATCATCCTGTTGCCCCAAAGCCGTAACTTGCCGGATGTGAAGATGGCCGATCAGGACGGCAAGCCGGTGGCGGTCAATGAGTTGAAGGGCAAGTGGAGTTTGCTGTTCTTCGGCTACACCTTCTGCCCGGACATCTGCCCGACCACTCTCGCCCAGTTGCGGCAGATCAAGAGCGAACTGCCGGCGGATGCGGTGGACAAGTTGCAGGTCATCCTGGTCAGCGTCGACCCGAACCGCGACACGCCCAAGCAACTCAAGCAGTACCTGGGCTACTTCGATCCGCAATTCATCGGGTTGACCGCATCTTCGGTCGCAGACATTCAGAAACTGGCCAATGCGGTGAGCATTCCGTTCATTCCGGCGGACACCAGCAAGCCCAATTACACCGTTGATCACAGTGGCAACCTGGCGGTGATCGGGCCGGACGGGACTCAACGCGGGTTCATTCGCGCACCGTTGAACAACCAGAAACTGGTGGCGCAGCTGCCGGTGATGCTCAAGCGCGAATAG
- the cyoE gene encoding heme o synthase encodes MATLIGERHSQAIWRDYLELTKPKVVVLMLITSLVGMFLATRAGVPWTVLVFGNLGIALCAGGAAAVNHVVDRRIDAVMARTHKRPLAEGRVSPAAALTFALVLAMLGQALLLTFTNPLTAWLTLASLLGYAVVYTGFLKRATPQNIVIGGLAGAAPPLLGWTAATGHVSAEPLLLVLIIFAWTPPHFWALAIHRKEEYAKADIPMLPVTHGEHYTKVHILLYTFALLAVSLMPYVIHMSGVLYLTCALLLGARFLQWAVVLYRGTRPHAAINTFKYSIYYLFLLFIALLVDHYLLLIL; translated from the coding sequence ATGGCGACTCTGATCGGCGAACGTCACAGTCAGGCAATCTGGCGGGATTACCTGGAGCTGACCAAGCCGAAAGTGGTGGTGCTGATGCTCATCACCTCGCTGGTCGGCATGTTCCTCGCGACCCGCGCCGGGGTGCCATGGACGGTGCTGGTGTTCGGCAATCTGGGAATTGCCCTGTGTGCCGGCGGGGCAGCGGCGGTGAACCATGTGGTGGACCGGCGCATCGACGCGGTCATGGCCCGGACCCACAAACGACCCTTGGCCGAAGGCCGGGTATCGCCGGCCGCCGCACTGACGTTCGCCCTGGTGCTGGCGATGCTCGGCCAGGCCTTGCTGCTGACTTTCACCAACCCGTTGACCGCGTGGCTGACCCTCGCGTCGTTGCTCGGTTATGCCGTGGTCTACACCGGTTTCCTGAAACGCGCGACACCGCAGAACATCGTCATCGGCGGTCTCGCCGGCGCCGCCCCGCCGCTGCTCGGCTGGACCGCCGCCACCGGTCATGTCAGTGCCGAGCCGTTGTTGCTGGTGCTGATCATCTTCGCCTGGACCCCGCCGCATTTCTGGGCGTTGGCGATTCACCGCAAGGAGGAATACGCCAAGGCTGACATTCCGATGCTGCCGGTGACCCATGGCGAGCACTACACCAAAGTCCACATCCTGCTTTATACCTTTGCGTTGCTGGCCGTCAGCCTGATGCCCTACGTGATCCACATGAGCGGTGTACTCTACCTGACCTGTGCGCTCTTGCTGGGCGCGAGGTTTCTGCAATGGGCCGTGGTGCTGTACCGTGGCACTCGGCCGCACGCGGCGATCAACACGTTCAAGTACTCTATTTACTACTTGTTCCTGCTGTTTATCGCGCTGCTCGTAGACCACTACTTACTGTTGATCCTATGA
- a CDS encoding SURF1 family protein produces the protein MKRFRPGLVPTLVVAALLPLLVSLGFWQLSRGAEKSALLQSYAERRAAEPMASTELQHTEDPAFRRVRLHGQFDAEHSLLLDNRQRDGKVGVELLQPFQDQASGLWLLVNRGWLPWPDRRTPPSFTTPTQVLSLDAWVYVSPGATFQLHADPTTTTWPQLITAVEPARLWTALERDGFAYELRAQSGSATYQADWPVVAMGPEKHLAYAVQWFALAIALLGLYLYLGWHNAKENNNGSGHESTRHV, from the coding sequence ATGAAGCGTTTCCGGCCGGGCCTCGTGCCGACGCTGGTGGTCGCGGCGCTACTGCCCTTGCTGGTATCGCTCGGGTTCTGGCAATTGAGCCGGGGCGCGGAGAAAAGCGCACTGTTGCAAAGCTATGCCGAACGCCGGGCGGCCGAACCGATGGCCAGCACCGAACTGCAACACACCGAAGATCCGGCCTTCCGCCGGGTTCGCCTGCACGGCCAGTTCGATGCCGAACACAGCCTGCTGCTGGATAACCGTCAGCGTGACGGCAAGGTCGGGGTCGAGCTGCTGCAACCGTTTCAGGATCAGGCAAGCGGGCTCTGGCTCCTGGTCAATCGTGGCTGGCTGCCGTGGCCGGATCGGCGCACACCGCCGTCATTCACCACCCCGACTCAGGTGTTGAGCCTCGATGCCTGGGTCTACGTCTCCCCCGGCGCAACGTTCCAGTTGCACGCCGACCCAACCACCACGACCTGGCCACAACTGATCACCGCCGTTGAACCGGCCAGGTTGTGGACGGCGCTTGAACGTGACGGTTTCGCCTACGAATTACGCGCGCAAAGCGGCTCCGCAACCTACCAGGCCGATTGGCCGGTGGTGGCCATGGGGCCGGAAAAGCACCTGGCTTACGCCGTGCAGTGGTTCGCCCTGGCGATCGCCCTGCTCGGCCTTTACCTCTATCTCGGCTGGCACAACGCAAAGGAGAACAATAATGGGAGTGGCCATGAATCCACCCGGCATGTCTGA
- a CDS encoding twin transmembrane helix small protein → MLKAAIVLMLIATVVSLFSGLFFLVKDDSSSNRLVIALSVRVALAAITVGLIAWGFFSGQLVSHVPW, encoded by the coding sequence ATGCTCAAAGCAGCCATCGTCCTGATGCTGATTGCCACGGTTGTCAGCCTGTTCAGCGGCCTGTTTTTTCTGGTCAAGGACGACAGCAGCTCGAATCGCCTGGTCATCGCCTTGAGTGTTCGTGTTGCGCTGGCCGCCATCACTGTCGGCTTGATCGCCTGGGGTTTTTTCAGCGGCCAGCTGGTGTCTCACGTGCCTTGGTAG
- a CDS encoding cytochrome c oxidase subunit 3: MATHEHYYVPAQSKWPIIATIGMLVTVFGLGTWFNDLKAARPESHGPLIFFVGGLLLAYMLFGWFGTVVKESRAGLYSPQLDRSFRWGMSWFIFSEVMFFLAFFGALFYVRNIAGPALGGEGTKGIAHMLWPTFEFAWPLLNNPDPKLFPPPKEVIGPWGLPLLNTVILVSSSVTITIAHHALKKGHRGVLKIWLALTVLLGCTFLGFQAKEYLHAYHELGLTLGSGIYGATFFMLTGFHGAHVTIGTIILFVMLMRILRGHFDADHHFGFEAAAWYWHFVDVVWIGLFVFVYVI; this comes from the coding sequence ATGGCAACTCATGAACATTATTACGTTCCAGCCCAGAGCAAATGGCCGATCATCGCCACGATCGGCATGCTGGTCACGGTGTTCGGCCTGGGCACCTGGTTCAACGACCTGAAGGCTGCGCGGCCGGAATCCCACGGCCCGCTGATCTTTTTCGTCGGCGGACTGTTATTGGCTTACATGCTGTTCGGCTGGTTCGGGACGGTGGTCAAGGAGAGTCGCGCGGGGTTGTACAGCCCGCAGCTCGATCGCTCGTTTCGCTGGGGCATGAGCTGGTTCATTTTCTCGGAGGTGATGTTCTTCCTCGCCTTTTTCGGCGCGCTGTTTTATGTGCGCAACATCGCGGGCCCGGCACTGGGCGGTGAAGGCACCAAAGGCATCGCCCACATGCTGTGGCCAACGTTCGAGTTCGCCTGGCCGCTGCTGAACAACCCGGACCCGAAACTTTTCCCCCCGCCCAAGGAAGTCATCGGTCCCTGGGGCCTGCCGCTGCTCAACACCGTGATTTTGGTGAGTTCCAGCGTCACCATCACGATTGCTCACCACGCCTTGAAGAAAGGCCATCGCGGCGTACTGAAAATCTGGCTGGCACTGACCGTGTTGCTCGGTTGCACGTTCCTCGGTTTCCAGGCCAAAGAATACCTGCATGCCTATCACGAACTGGGCCTGACCCTGGGTTCCGGCATCTACGGCGCAACGTTCTTCATGCTCACCGGCTTCCACGGCGCCCACGTGACCATCGGCACTATCATCCTGTTCGTGATGCTGATGCGCATTCTGCGGGGGCACTTCGACGCCGACCACCATTTCGGCTTCGAGGCGGCGGCTTGGTATTGGCACTTTGTGGACGTGGTGTGGATCGGTCTGTTCGTTTTCGTCTACGTGATCTGA